In Parageobacillus sp. KH3-4, the genomic window ACCCGTTCGTCATTGGAGGCTACGAAGAAATGTGCAAGTGGCTGAGAACGGAGCTCAAGCGGGTGGAACGCATAAAAAAGGCGCCCGCGAGGACGGTTGTCATTCCCGTTTGTTACGGTGGAGAGTTTGGCCCAGATTTGCAAGAAGTCGCCCGTTTTCATGGGATAAGCGAAGAAGAAGTGATTTCCATACATTCCCGGGGAAGTTATCGAGTGTATATGATTGGCTTCGCCCCTGGTTTTGCTTATTTAGGAGGATTGTCTCCCGAAATCGCGACTCCGCGCCGCTCTACACCGAGGACTCATGTGCCGGCAGGTTCGGTCGGCATTGCCGGCAGTCAGACGGGGATCTATCCGCTAGCGACTCCAGGCGGGTGGCAAATTATTGGGAGAACGCCGCTCGCTTTGTTTCGTCCGCATGATCCGGAACCTAGTTTGCTGCGCGCTGGGGATATCGTACAATTTCATCCGATTACGGAAGAAGAGTACAGGATGTGGGATGATGAGCACAATTCAAGTAACACATAGTGGATTTTTCACAACTGTGCAAGGAAAAGGACGATTCGGATATCAAAAAGCCGGCGTATCCGTTGGAGGGGCAATGGATTCGTTTGCGAGCCGGATTGCGAATTTGCTTGTCGGAAACGACGCCGATGAAGCAACATTGGAAATTACGATGAACGGTCCGACGCTCCGCTTTGAAACGGATGCGCTCATTGCGATTTGCGGCGGCTCGTTTCGCTGCACATTAAACAGCGAACCGGTATCGATGTGGAAGCCGCTTTTCGTCCGAAAAGGCGATGTATTATCGATCGGAGCGTGCCAAAGCGGTTATCGCGCATATGTCGCTTTTGCGGGCGGCCTAAACGTTCCGCTTGTCATGAACAGCCGTTCTACATATGTACAAGCGCGCATTGGCGGTTTTCACGGCAGAGCGCTGCGGCCGGGTGACGTGTTGTCATTGCGGGCAAATGCGATCACGATTCGGGAAAGCCCGATTCGGTGGGGAATTGGATTTTCAGAAAGAAACTACATAAACGGGAAGCGAAAGATTGTTCGTGTCGCGGAAGGTCCGGAATATGACATGTTTACAGACCAAAGCCAAGAACGGTTTTTCGCTTCTGTGTATGAAGTGACGACACAGTCGGACCGCATGGGTTATCGCCTGCAAGGACAAGCGCTCGAGCGCACGACAGATCAAGAAATGATTTCGGAAGCAGTTACATTTGGGACGATTCAAGTGCCCGCCTCCGGCCAGCCGATCGTGCTGATGGCGGATTGCCAAACGACAGGCGGATATCCGCGCATCGCCCAAGTCATTAGCGTCGATCTTCCCATTTTAGCGCAAGCGCGTCCGGGCGATTACATTCAATTTCAAAAAGTATCATGGCAAGAAGCACAACGGCTATACATGGAACGGGAGCGGCAAATCAAAAAATGGAAGACGATCATTCAGCAAAAATGGAGGGAGATGGATGATGCGCGTTGATTTAAATTGCGATTTCGGCGAAAGTTTCGGCATTTACCGCCTTGGCGAAGAAAAAGAGATTTTGCAGTATGTTACGTCGGTCAATGTCGCTTGCGGCTTTCATGCCGGGGATCCGCTTGTCATGCGGAAAACGGTGCAAATGGCGTTGGAACGGAAAGTGGCGATCGGCGCTCATCCGGGGTTTCCGGACTTGCTCGGATTTGGCCGCCGCAACATGGCGGTAACTCCAGACGAAGCGTATGCGTATGTCGTCTATCAAATTGGAGCGCTATCGGCGTTTGTGAAAGCGGAAGGAGGAATGTTGGCGCATGTCAAGCCGCACGGCGCGCTTTACAATATGGCGGCAAAAGACGCGGTGTTGGCGGAGGCGATCGCCAAAGCGGTGTACGATGTCGATCCAACCTTAATCCTGTACGGACTCGCCGGAAGCGAGCTGATTCGCGCCGGAAAGAAAATCGGCTTGCGCACGGCAAACGAGGTGTTCGCCGACCGAACGTATCAAAAGGACGGTTCGCTTACGCCGCGTAGCGACCCGCGCGCGTTGATTGTCGACGAGCAGGAAGCGGTTCAGCAAGTGCTCACAATGGTGAAAGAAAAACGCGTCCGTTCGCTGCAAGGCAACGACGTTCCGATTGAAGCGGAGACGATTTGCATTCACGGAGACGGCAAGAAAGCGGTGCTGTTTGCCAAACGCTTATATGAAGCGTTGCAAAAAGAAGGTGTAAAAGTTTGCTCTATGACTAGATGAATGGAGGAAAACTATGGAGAGAAAAGACAACAAATTGCGCGTACTGCTTGGTGCTGTATTTTTAATGGCGACATCGGCGATTGGGCCGGGATTTTTGACGCAAACAACGGTGTTTACCCAGCAGCTTGCCGCTAGTTTTGGTTTTGTCATTTTGATTTCCATTATTCTTGATATCGGCGCACAAGCGAATATATGGCGCATTATTGCGGTTTCCGAAAAACGGGCGCAAGATATCGCGAACGAAGTATTGCCGGGATTAGGTTATGTGATAGCGGGATTGATTGTGCTTGGGGGATTGGCGTTTAATATCGGCAATATCGGCGGCGCCGGGCTGGGAATCAACGTGCTTTTCGGAATGTCGCCGGAAATGGGAGCGATTGTCAGCGCGATGATTGCCATCATCATTTTCCTTGTCAAGGAAGCGGGGAAAATGATGGATCGTTTTACGCAAATTTTGGGAATTGTCATGATTGGGCTAACGCTCTACGTCGTTTGGACAGCCCATCCGCCGCTTGGGGAGGCAGTGGTACGAACGATAGCGCCAGAGAAAGTGGACTTTTTGGCGATTGTGACGCTTGTTGGCGGAACCGTTGGCGGCTACATTACGTTCTCCGGCGGGCATCGGCTGTTAGACGCGGGAATAAAAGGGAAAAATAGCTTGCCAGAAGTGACGAAAAGCTCGATTTCGGCTATTGGCGTAGCATCGTTGATGCGAATTTTGCTGTTTCTTGCCGCATTAGGCGTTGTCGCTCAAGGGCTAACGTTAGATGAAGCGAACCCTCCAGCGTCGGTATTTCGCCTTGCCGCAGGTGAAATTGGCTATAAGCTTTTTGGAATTGTCATGTGGGCGGCCGCGATCACATCGGTCGTTGGTTCCGCGTATACATCCATGACATTTATCCGAACATTTCACCCATTAATCGAAAAATATCACCGTCTTTTAATTGTGTTGTTTATTATTGTGTCTACTTTTATCTTCGTCTTTATTGGCCGTCCGGTAAAAACGCTGATTTTAGTTGGTGCATTAAATGGCCTTGTGCTGCCGATTTCGTTAGGTGTTATGCTTATCGCTGCATATAAGCGGACGATTGTCGGCGATTACAAACATCCGCTATGGCTAACGATATTTGGGGGAATTGTCGTCATTTTGATGGCGTATATGGGAATATATACGATCATTCATCAGCTTCCGCAATTATTTGAATGAATAAAAGCGCGCCGTTTGTGTTTATTCGTGAACGGCGCTTTATTCATTACCAATTCGCTATGTTTAAAAATACGCGTTTGTCATACATCTTTTTGTTTCTATGCTATAATACTATAACAATAGTTTTGAAAATTCAAACAAAATATGGAGAAAGGGGAAAATGATGATTGAATTGCGGCGATATAGCAATTTCTCTCAGTTCAAGCAGGATGTGCTGCCGTTTCTCGAACAGCATGAAGGGGAAAACAATTTGCCGCTAGGTGTAATCATGAATATGAAGCCGGGACAAAAGCCGTTGTACATGGGAACAGTGAACAAAGATGGCGAGCTGGCGCTTGTCCTGTTGCAAACCCATCCGAGCCAGCTTATTTTATCAAAATCGTTGCCATTTGCGGCCGAAGACATAGAGGAAATTGCGAAAAAGCTATACGAAAGCTATCCGAATATACCGGGGATGATCGGCGAAAAATGGCTGGCGACGGCGCTCGCAGAAAGGATCGCCGGGCTTCAGCACCGCCGTGTCCATGTTCAGATGAAACAGCGGATTTATGTGTTGCAACAAGTGAAAAAGCCTGCTTCCCAACGAGGCGTGCTGCGTCCGGCGCAAATGAGCGATATGGCAATGCTGTGCCAATGGTTTGTCCGGTTTTGTGAGGACGTTAGACTCCCGGAATCCGCAGAGAAAGCTACGCAGGCGGTGCAAGAAGCGATCGCCAATCAGCAAATATATGTATGGACAATCGGTGGGGAGCCGGTTTCGATGGCACGCTGGGCCCGCCCGACAAAAACAAATGTGACGATCGGCTGGGTGTATACGCCGCAGGAAAAACGAAAACACGGATACGCTTCCGATTGTGTGGCGGCATTGACACAGCAGCTATTAGATTCGGGATATAAAACCGTTTCGCTTTATACCGATTTAGATAATCCGACTTCAAATAAGATTTATACGGAAATCGGCTATGAACCAGTGATGGATTCGATGTTGCTGCAGTTTGTAAAGGAGGAAGTTACATGAGCAAAATGCCATTTGCCATTATTTTCGACATGGATGGCACGTTGTTTCAAACGGAAACCGTTCTTGTTCCTGCCCTGCATAAGACGTTTGAGCGGCTGCGCCGCGAGGGCGAGTGGCAAGGGGATACGCCAGTCGAAGAATATTTGCGGATTCTTGGCGTTCCGATTCCAGAAGTATGGCGCCAATTGATGCCGGCAGCGGATGAGGTGGTGCGCGCCCGGGCAGCCGCGTGGTTTTTGGATGATATCATTGCTGAAATCGAGCAAGGGAATGGACGGTTATACCCAGACGTGCTTACGACGCTTTCGTCCCTTGCCGATCAAGGAATTCCGCTTTTTGTCGCAAGCAACGGGCGTTCCCGCTATCTCGCCGCGATTCGGGCCGCCTTCCAGCTTGAGCGCTATTTTATCGATTTTTACAGCCTTGACCGGTTTTCCTTGTCGTCGAAATCGGCGTTAGTCAAACAATTGTTAAATGATTACCAGATCGAAAGCGCAGTGATGGTCGGGGATCGGTGTTCCGATATTCAAGCAGCGAAGGAGAATGGGCTTTGGTCGATTGGCTGCCTGTTTGGATTTGCCAACGATGAAGAGCTGCGCGGAGCGGATGTGATCATCCATCAGTTTTCAGAGATTGGTTCGGTATTGAGAGAAGTGGAAAAAAGAGTAAGCGAGGTCTAGAATCATACGTTTACGATGTGGGAAAAGACTGTCTCGTACTCAAATCGCCAGCTTTTTGCCGTGTTTACGCAGCGCTGGCGTTTGATAAAGAGGCAGTCTTTTTTCATCATTTCATTTTCAACAAAATTTGTTTAGTTTTAAAGAATTTTTAAACAAATGTTGTCATTGTCTGAAAATTCAAACCGATTATATTATATAACCGTAGTGAAAATAGTAGTTAATTATATTTTCGTTTAGGAAGGTGATAGAAGATATGATGAATGGCAAGGAATATTTAGAAAGTCTAAGAGATAACAGGGTTGTTTATTTAAATGGAGAAAAGATTGATGATGTAACTACACACCCTGCCTACGAAAACGCTGCTCGTTCCATTGCTAGAATGTATGATGCACTTCATGATGAACAGATGGGAAAAATTTTAACGACAACTACTGAAGAAGGTTATCCAACTCACAAATTTTTCAAAGAACCTAAGAATGCTCAAGATCTTTTAGAAGCAAGAGATGCGATTGCACAATGGGCCAAGCTGAGCTATGGCTTTATGGGGCGTACCCCTGATTATAAGGCTTCTTTTACAGCGCATTTGAAAGCGTTTGCTAATTATTACGAAGGTTTTGAGGACAATGCGCGAAACTGGTACAAAAAAACGACAAAAGAAATTCCGTTTATTAACCATACGATTATTAACCCACAAGTCGACCGTTCAAAGCCACTTCATGAAAATAAAGATGTGTATGTTCGCGCTGTAAAAGAACGGGATGACGGCATTATTGTAAGCGGTGCCAAAATGGTGGGAACGGCGGCTGCCTTAACTCATTACAACTTCGTCTCCAACTATGGAGCTCAAGATTTAGGAGATGGTGATCAAAGCCATGCGCTCATCTTCTTTGTGCCGATGAATGCACCCGGTGTAAAAATGATCAGCCGCCAATCGTATGAACAAATCGCAAAAACGTTAGGTTCTCCATTTGATTACCCGCTTTCCAGCCGTTTCGATGAAAACGATGCAGTAATTGTATTAGATAATGTATTTATTCCTTGGGAAAATGTTTTTGCCTATAAAAATGTCAAAGTAGTAAACGGATTTTTTGTTGAGACGGGATTTGTTAACCGCTTTACATTCCAGGGGTGCACGCGTTTTGCCGTCAAGCTTGACTTTATGGTTGGCTTATTAATGAAAGCGACGGAGGCAGCCGGTACGAAACAATTCCGAGGTGTTCAGGCAAACATTGGTGAGGTTATTGCCTTCCGCAATATGTTCTGGGGACTCTCTACGGCAATGGCGGCCAATTGTGAAATGAGAAATGGTGTTGCACTTCCGAATCTTCAGTATGGTGCTGCTTACCGTGTGCTTGCTCCGATGGTATGGCCGCGAATCAAACAAATTTTTGAACAAGTTGTAGCCGGCGGACTTATTCAATTGCCTTCAAGTGCCAACGACTTCTTAAATCCGGAGTTGCGTCCGTATTTGGATCGTTATTATCGCGGGTCCGGCATTGGCGCGGAAGAACGGGTGAAATTGATGAAAATGATTTGGGACGCAATCGGAACGGAGTTTGGCGGACGTCATGAACTCTATGAAATCAATTATGCGGGCAACCATGAGAACATCCGTCTGGAGACGCTAAAAATTGCTGATGTAACCGGAGATTCTGAACGATTCAAGACATTTGTCGATTCCGCCTTGAACGATTATGACCTTCGCGGCTGGGTCAATGACACTTGGGTGTCCCCGCACAAAGAGCTCGTTCAGAAATAACAGCAAGGAGGTGGTAAACATGGACGATCGCTTATTTCGCAAAGCAATGGGGAAATTTGCTACAGGAGTGACGGTAATTACGACGGAGGTTGATGGAGATGTCCACGGAATGACGGCAAATGCCTTTATGTCCGTTTCCTTAAATCCAAAGCTTGTGTTGGTTTCGATTGGTGAAAAAGCGAAAATGCTGGAAAAAATTCAGCAATCGAAAAAATATGCCGTTAACATTTTGTCACACGATCAAAAAGTGCTTTCGATGAATTTTGCTGGACAGCTGGAAGAACAAGCAGATGTGCAATTTGAGCGGCTAGGTGGACTGCCGGTCATTAAAGATGCTCTTGCGCAAATTTCCTGCCAAGTTGTCAACGAAATTCAAGCAGGCGATCATACCCTTTTCATTGGGAAAGTGACGGATATAAACATTACAGAGCAAGACCCGCTTCTGTTTTTCAGCGGAAAATATCATCAGCTTGCCCAAAGTGAAAAAGTGGAGATGTCGAGCTAAAAAGAGGAGGCATTCCATGAAAACGATCATTATTGATCATAAAAATGATCCGCATTTTGTTGCCTCTTGTCCCGCCGTAGCTGCACTGGGATTTTTTGATGGCGTTCATCTTGGGCATCAAAAAGTTATTCAAACTGCGAAAAAAATAGCGGACGAAAGAGGGTTAAAGACAGCGGTAATTAGCTTTTTTCCGCACCCAAAAGAAATTATCGGCAAAACGGGAGAACGCATCGATTATTTGCTCCCGCCTGCCGAAAAAGCGAAAAAATTTTCCCATTTAGGAGTTGACTACTTCTATTTAATACGATTTACACCTAAGTTTGCAAGGCTTGAACCGAAAGAATTTGTCTGGAAATATTTAGTTCCTTTGCAAGTCAAACATGCAGTAGCTGGATATGACTTTTCATACGGTCGAAAAGGAAAAGGGAGCTTGGACACAATGGAGGAAGACAGCGGATACTCTATCACTGTCACTAAAGTAGAAAATGTAGAACGAAACGATGAAAAAATTAGTTCCACGCTCATTAGAACCAAGATTCAATTGGGGTTAATGGAAGAACTCCCTGATTATTTAGGGGAGTTTTACGAAACAAAAGGAAAGATGATATGTGCGGAAGGAAAGAACGAGTTGATTTTAGATCGGTACTATATGATTCCGCCAGAAGGATGTTATGATGTGGAGATTTATAAAGGGAAAAGATGGTTCAAAGGACGTGTGCTTGTAACAGAACAGAAAAATATTTATTGGCTCGGACCGTCGCTTTCTTCTGTATGGGAGATTTTTCGGATTAAGATAAAATGGATTTCCAGTAACATCCATTTAGCTTCAGAAGCAGCCAAAAAACAAAGAAAAAATCTGGTATTTGTGTAAGGATCGTGATGTTGATATGAAAGGAGGTAGAATGTTGGTGTTTCTAAAGCAAAAAAGCATCAGCAGTGACTTGGCGCAAAAAATGATTGACAAAGCAGCAAAAAAAGCAATGGAGCTTGGAATTAAAGTGAACATTGCCATTGTGGATCAAGGAGGAAACTTGAAAGCGTTTTGCCGGATGGATGGTGCTCCCCTTTTAAGCATACAAATAGCGCAAAATAAAGCGTATACGGCGGCGGCTTTCGGGATTCCGACCCATCAATGGTATGACATGATCAAGGATGAGCCGAGTTTGCGCCTTGGGATTGTCCATACAGAAAAGCTTGTCATTTTCGGAGGCGGTTATCCGATTTATGACGGAAAAGATTTAGCTGGAGGGATTGGAGTCAGCGGCGGCTCAGAAGAAGAAGACCGGATGTGTTGCGAAGCGGCGCTATCCTTATTGGAAGCGGTTTGATAGAAAGCGTTTTTGCATCGATTTCTTTCATAAATAAAATCTTTCAATAAAAGGGAGGATTCAAATGAGCGGAATTTTAAGACTGGGACGATTGGAACTTCGGGTATTGGATTTAGAAGAATCTGTAAAATATTATACGGATGTCATTGGACTTGAAGTGACAGGGCGCGAAGAAGACCGAGTGTATTTAAAAGCGTGGGACGAATACGACCATCACAGCATCATTTTGCAAAAAGCCGATACGGCAGGAATGGATCATATGGCATTTAAGGTAAAAGATATTTACGAGTTGGAAAAATTAGAATATAAAATTGAACAATTTGGATGCACACTTTCCCGGATTTCCAAAGGCGCTAGATTAGCAGAAGGAGAAGCAGTTCGTTTCCAGCTTCCTACAGGTCATTATATGGAGCTATATACTGACATCGAACAAGTAGGGACAAAGACGGGGCATATCAACCCGCATCCGTGGCCGGATGGACTAAAAGGAATTGCTCCACATCGATTGGATCACGCTCTTTTAACAGGCGATGATTTGAAAACAGCCACCCGCTTCTTTACGGAAGTGCTCGGTTTTAGACAAACAGAGAGGATCATTACGGTAGATGGGGAAGATTTAGTCGGCAGCTTTTTGTCAGTGACTAATAAAGCCCATGACGTCGCTTTCGTGAAAGGACCAGATGGGAAATTCCACCATGCAGGATTTTATGTAGACAATTGGTACGAAGTATTGAAAGCAGCGGATATTTTAACAAAAAACGATGTTCAAGTCGAAATTACACCGACCCGGCATGGAATCACACGCGGCCAAACCATTTACTTCTTTGACCCATCCGGAAATAGAAACGAGGCATTCGCGAGCGGCTATATGAGTTATGCTGACTTCCCGACCATTACATGGACGGAAGATAAAATTGGAACAGGCATCTTCTATCATCGAAGAGAACTAGTTGAATCATTCTCTAAAGCATTAACGTAAAAAAGAATCAAGGGGCTTCTGTCTACTGGCCCCTTTTTGAACTAACAATGCTTAAGGAAAAATGGGAATGACCGTTGCTATTAGGTGTAACTTTGAAAAAATTCGCTATCCGCGTTCGATGGGAGGTAGCCTAGTTTGCAAGAAGTGACGAGTACCCGTGTCAAAACCGGAGACTATGAGACATATTTTTACCGCGCCGGTATCGGGAATAGTAAAGCGATTCTTTTTATCCATGGGTCTGGTCCAGGAGCCACCGCTTGGTCTAATTGGCAATATGCGCTTCCATTTTTCAACGAAAAAGGGTTTGATTGTATAGCGCCAGACTTAATCGGTTTTGGAATGTCGGAACATCCGTCTCCGCTTCCGAAAGGCATCCGGCCTTGGATGAGGCTATGGGTGAACCAGCTTAAATTCCTTCTAGATGCACTGGAAGTGAAATGCGTTCATTTGGTAGGAAATTCTTTAGGAGGGGCTATTGCTCTACACTTATTGGCCGAGGTGCCCGAACGAATTGATCAAGTTGTGTTAATGGGCCCGGTGGGTGCTCCGTTTCGCTTGACTCGAGAGCTTGACCGCGTTTGGGGATTTTATGAGGATCCATCTGCAGAGGGAATGGCGCAAATGATTCGCTGGTTTGCTTATGATGAAAGTCTGATCGAAGACCAGCTTGACAACATTAGCAAAATGCGCTTTGAGGCTGCAATGAATCCTGCGGCGCGGCGTTCCTATGAAGCGATGTTCCCCCAACCTCGCCAGCAGATTGTGGATGATCTCGTTCTGCCAAGCGCTACGTTGCGCCGCATACAACAACAAGTTTTGCTCGTTCACGGGCTGAATGATCCGATCGTTCCTGTCGACACAAGTTATTATCTTGCCCAACATCTTC contains:
- a CDS encoding NRAMP family divalent metal transporter; the encoded protein is MERKDNKLRVLLGAVFLMATSAIGPGFLTQTTVFTQQLAASFGFVILISIILDIGAQANIWRIIAVSEKRAQDIANEVLPGLGYVIAGLIVLGGLAFNIGNIGGAGLGINVLFGMSPEMGAIVSAMIAIIIFLVKEAGKMMDRFTQILGIVMIGLTLYVVWTAHPPLGEAVVRTIAPEKVDFLAIVTLVGGTVGGYITFSGGHRLLDAGIKGKNSLPEVTKSSISAIGVASLMRILLFLAALGVVAQGLTLDEANPPASVFRLAAGEIGYKLFGIVMWAAAITSVVGSAYTSMTFIRTFHPLIEKYHRLLIVLFIIVSTFIFVFIGRPVKTLILVGALNGLVLPISLGVMLIAAYKRTIVGDYKHPLWLTIFGGIVVILMAYMGIYTIIHQLPQLFE
- a CDS encoding catechol 2,3-dioxygenase, whose amino-acid sequence is MSGILRLGRLELRVLDLEESVKYYTDVIGLEVTGREEDRVYLKAWDEYDHHSIILQKADTAGMDHMAFKVKDIYELEKLEYKIEQFGCTLSRISKGARLAEGEAVRFQLPTGHYMELYTDIEQVGTKTGHINPHPWPDGLKGIAPHRLDHALLTGDDLKTATRFFTEVLGFRQTERIITVDGEDLVGSFLSVTNKAHDVAFVKGPDGKFHHAGFYVDNWYEVLKAADILTKNDVQVEITPTRHGITRGQTIYFFDPSGNRNEAFASGYMSYADFPTITWTEDKIGTGIFYHRRELVESFSKALT
- a CDS encoding GNAT family N-acetyltransferase, yielding MMIELRRYSNFSQFKQDVLPFLEQHEGENNLPLGVIMNMKPGQKPLYMGTVNKDGELALVLLQTHPSQLILSKSLPFAAEDIEEIAKKLYESYPNIPGMIGEKWLATALAERIAGLQHRRVHVQMKQRIYVLQQVKKPASQRGVLRPAQMSDMAMLCQWFVRFCEDVRLPESAEKATQAVQEAIANQQIYVWTIGGEPVSMARWARPTKTNVTIGWVYTPQEKRKHGYASDCVAALTQQLLDSGYKTVSLYTDLDNPTSNKIYTEIGYEPVMDSMLLQFVKEEVT
- a CDS encoding 5-oxoprolinase subunit PxpA, with product MMRVDLNCDFGESFGIYRLGEEKEILQYVTSVNVACGFHAGDPLVMRKTVQMALERKVAIGAHPGFPDLLGFGRRNMAVTPDEAYAYVVYQIGALSAFVKAEGGMLAHVKPHGALYNMAAKDAVLAEAIAKAVYDVDPTLILYGLAGSELIRAGKKIGLRTANEVFADRTYQKDGSLTPRSDPRALIVDEQEAVQQVLTMVKEKRVRSLQGNDVPIEAETICIHGDGKKAVLFAKRLYEALQKEGVKVCSMTR
- a CDS encoding flavin reductase family protein, giving the protein MDDRLFRKAMGKFATGVTVITTEVDGDVHGMTANAFMSVSLNPKLVLVSIGEKAKMLEKIQQSKKYAVNILSHDQKVLSMNFAGQLEEQADVQFERLGGLPVIKDALAQISCQVVNEIQAGDHTLFIGKVTDINITEQDPLLFFSGKYHQLAQSEKVEMSS
- a CDS encoding 4-hydroxyphenylacetate 3-hydroxylase family protein; translated protein: MMNGKEYLESLRDNRVVYLNGEKIDDVTTHPAYENAARSIARMYDALHDEQMGKILTTTTEEGYPTHKFFKEPKNAQDLLEARDAIAQWAKLSYGFMGRTPDYKASFTAHLKAFANYYEGFEDNARNWYKKTTKEIPFINHTIINPQVDRSKPLHENKDVYVRAVKERDDGIIVSGAKMVGTAAALTHYNFVSNYGAQDLGDGDQSHALIFFVPMNAPGVKMISRQSYEQIAKTLGSPFDYPLSSRFDENDAVIVLDNVFIPWENVFAYKNVKVVNGFFVETGFVNRFTFQGCTRFAVKLDFMVGLLMKATEAAGTKQFRGVQANIGEVIAFRNMFWGLSTAMAANCEMRNGVALPNLQYGAAYRVLAPMVWPRIKQIFEQVVAGGLIQLPSSANDFLNPELRPYLDRYYRGSGIGAEERVKLMKMIWDAIGTEFGGRHELYEINYAGNHENIRLETLKIADVTGDSERFKTFVDSALNDYDLRGWVNDTWVSPHKELVQK
- the pxpB gene encoding 5-oxoprolinase subunit PxpB, which codes for MDYTMFPLSECAVTIRFSMEVDEAVNDRVHRVAVFLEQQKKEGILDIVPTFSSVTVYYDPFVIGGYEEMCKWLRTELKRVERIKKAPARTVVIPVCYGGEFGPDLQEVARFHGISEEEVISIHSRGSYRVYMIGFAPGFAYLGGLSPEIATPRRSTPRTHVPAGSVGIAGSQTGIYPLATPGGWQIIGRTPLALFRPHDPEPSLLRAGDIVQFHPITEEEYRMWDDEHNSSNT
- a CDS encoding HAD-IA family hydrolase; its protein translation is MSKMPFAIIFDMDGTLFQTETVLVPALHKTFERLRREGEWQGDTPVEEYLRILGVPIPEVWRQLMPAADEVVRARAAAWFLDDIIAEIEQGNGRLYPDVLTTLSSLADQGIPLFVASNGRSRYLAAIRAAFQLERYFIDFYSLDRFSLSSKSALVKQLLNDYQIESAVMVGDRCSDIQAAKENGLWSIGCLFGFANDEELRGADVIIHQFSEIGSVLREVEKRVSEV
- a CDS encoding biotin-dependent carboxyltransferase family protein, with translation MMSTIQVTHSGFFTTVQGKGRFGYQKAGVSVGGAMDSFASRIANLLVGNDADEATLEITMNGPTLRFETDALIAICGGSFRCTLNSEPVSMWKPLFVRKGDVLSIGACQSGYRAYVAFAGGLNVPLVMNSRSTYVQARIGGFHGRALRPGDVLSLRANAITIRESPIRWGIGFSERNYINGKRKIVRVAEGPEYDMFTDQSQERFFASVYEVTTQSDRMGYRLQGQALERTTDQEMISEAVTFGTIQVPASGQPIVLMADCQTTGGYPRIAQVISVDLPILAQARPGDYIQFQKVSWQEAQRLYMERERQIKKWKTIIQQKWREMDDAR
- a CDS encoding heme-binding protein encodes the protein MLVFLKQKSISSDLAQKMIDKAAKKAMELGIKVNIAIVDQGGNLKAFCRMDGAPLLSIQIAQNKAYTAAAFGIPTHQWYDMIKDEPSLRLGIVHTEKLVIFGGGYPIYDGKDLAGGIGVSGGSEEEDRMCCEAALSLLEAV
- a CDS encoding alpha/beta hydrolase produces the protein MTSTRVKTGDYETYFYRAGIGNSKAILFIHGSGPGATAWSNWQYALPFFNEKGFDCIAPDLIGFGMSEHPSPLPKGIRPWMRLWVNQLKFLLDALEVKCVHLVGNSLGGAIALHLLAEVPERIDQVVLMGPVGAPFRLTRELDRVWGFYEDPSAEGMAQMIRWFAYDESLIEDQLDNISKMRFEAAMNPAARRSYEAMFPQPRQQIVDDLVLPSATLRRIQQQVLLVHGLNDPIVPVDTSYYLAQHLPRVKTMIYGQCSHWTQVEYKDSFHSLLLNFFHHEI
- a CDS encoding FAD synthetase family protein produces the protein MKTIIIDHKNDPHFVASCPAVAALGFFDGVHLGHQKVIQTAKKIADERGLKTAVISFFPHPKEIIGKTGERIDYLLPPAEKAKKFSHLGVDYFYLIRFTPKFARLEPKEFVWKYLVPLQVKHAVAGYDFSYGRKGKGSLDTMEEDSGYSITVTKVENVERNDEKISSTLIRTKIQLGLMEELPDYLGEFYETKGKMICAEGKNELILDRYYMIPPEGCYDVEIYKGKRWFKGRVLVTEQKNIYWLGPSLSSVWEIFRIKIKWISSNIHLASEAAKKQRKNLVFV